One Hypanus sabinus isolate sHypSab1 chromosome 4, sHypSab1.hap1, whole genome shotgun sequence genomic region harbors:
- the fkbp7 gene encoding peptidyl-prolyl cis-trans isomerase FKBP7, whose product MNRPGGLFFCLLASSALLSDVDAFREEVKIEVLYKPQLCLRKSKRGDALNAHCDGYLVDGTKFYCSREDSAGHPKWFVLGVGQVIKGLDIGMTDMCEGEKRKLIIPPSLGYGMNGKDKIPPNATLIFEVELYTVRNGPRSVESFKAIDLNGDRLLSQQELKIYVHEEFTRDNRIQDPSYKEKVLYDILRKNDVDGDGYISAREYNVFNHDEL is encoded by the exons ATGAATCGTCCAGGCGGCTTATTCTTCTGCTTGCTGGCTTCTTCAGCTCTCTTAAGTGACGTTGACGCGTTCCGAGAAgaagtgaagatcgaagttttgTACAAGCCACAGCTGTGTCTCCGGAAGAGCAAACGGGGAGATGCGCTGAACGCACATTGTGATGGTTACCTTGTGGACGGCACGAAGTTTTACTGCAG TCGTGAAGACAGTGCAGGTCATCCTAAGTGGTTTGTGCTTGGTGTTGGCCAAGTAATAAAAGGATTAGACATTGGCATGACCGACATGTGTgaaggagaaaaaagaaaactaattATACCACCTTCACTGGGATATGGAATGAATGGTAAAG ATAAAATACCCCCTAATGCAACCCTGATTTTTGAAGTTGAACTGTATACAGTGAGAAATGGACCACGGAGCGTGGAGTCTTTTAAAGCAATTGATTTGAATGGTGATCGACTACTCTCTCAGCAGGAG TTGAAGATATATGTGCACGAAGAGTTTACAAGGGATAATAGAATCCAAGATCCCTCTTACAAGGAAAAAGTTCTCTATGATATTCTCCGAAAAAACGACGTCGATGGAGATGGCTACATTTCTGCTAGGGAATACAATGTTTTCAATCATGATGAGCTTTAG